From Pseudomonas sp. B21-028, one genomic window encodes:
- a CDS encoding YiiG family protein, whose translation MISSRAFATAVLVSLGLSWLVKQIDPVHIDYGTRLRWQAVQQINTCLVDGADLLEQRYSVYHSLVAQSQKNNEPWRGFAGFGMGSGDVIPPQGAQPSPCYRWFGGGDPGSLQYLAKNYLGAYDNLRPSAEAAERWLATRVPDRPPFEPIERALNLRLQDARDQAIPLRQALEQPQILVRQEQLASIEERLGHDQHWYTLRFMIHARQTINALDAMANGASLTPQQLSSLHRSLANSWSDADAFVKARPRLRSANDGQPVWSQISLTAEQWLAALNRLQQHWVSGADAAELNQDLAAARAGYDELQSLYNLVAKQY comes from the coding sequence ATGATCAGCAGCCGAGCGTTCGCAACCGCCGTGCTCGTGTCGTTGGGCCTGAGCTGGCTGGTCAAACAGATAGACCCGGTGCATATCGACTATGGCACCCGTTTGCGCTGGCAGGCAGTCCAGCAAATAAATACTTGCCTGGTGGACGGCGCGGACCTGCTGGAGCAGCGCTACAGCGTTTACCACAGCCTCGTTGCTCAATCCCAGAAAAATAATGAGCCCTGGAGGGGCTTTGCCGGCTTCGGCATGGGTTCGGGCGATGTCATTCCCCCTCAGGGAGCGCAACCATCGCCATGCTATCGATGGTTCGGCGGCGGCGACCCCGGTAGTTTGCAATACCTGGCCAAAAACTACCTTGGGGCGTATGACAACCTTCGACCGAGCGCCGAGGCTGCTGAACGATGGCTTGCGACTCGGGTGCCAGACCGGCCTCCCTTCGAACCCATCGAGCGCGCCCTGAACCTGCGGTTGCAGGACGCACGCGACCAGGCGATACCTTTGCGCCAAGCCCTGGAGCAGCCGCAGATACTCGTTCGCCAAGAACAACTGGCATCCATCGAAGAGCGCCTGGGACACGACCAGCATTGGTACACGCTGCGCTTCATGATCCATGCCCGCCAGACCATCAATGCCCTCGACGCAATGGCCAACGGCGCTTCACTGACTCCGCAACAGTTGTCCAGCCTGCATCGATCCCTGGCAAACAGCTGGTCGGACGCCGATGCCTTCGTAAAGGCACGGCCGCGCCTGCGTTCAGCCAATGACGGCCAGCCCGTCTGGAGCCAGATCAGTCTGACGGCCGAGCAATGGCTGGCCGCCCTCAATCGCCTGCAACAACACTGGGTCTCCGGAGCCGATGCGGCAGAGCTGAATCAGGACCTGGCGGCCGCCCGGGCCGGTTACGACGAGTTGCAGTCGCTGTACAACTTGGTAGCGAAACAGTATTGA
- a CDS encoding GGDEF domain-containing protein — protein sequence MARNSETPSTEPQVKAFSSLGRRLVLATLLFCLLFTLAMVTLRTWIAWENNLAEMNSELVLIDQVFQNTLSHAIWELDRESLGKQLSSVAKAAPVGRVVLKILRPGQSPEIIELNRYAVVMAGPAPVLQRELVAQPYEGANEKVGELIIEGDNNLLWERLWSEARSIVITQVIQSLLLAGLVMTVFNRLVTVHVIHIARHLGQLTPQTLRQHFKLQRSVRRQDELSLLESQLNELQDNLHTHLERQRLDEQAMEASRDQLAELVEARTAELKAANQALEALSRHDPLTGLPNRRYFDELKEVEFRRALRHRTPLSVLMCDVDFFKLYNDTYGHIQGDQCLQQIAETLRSVFGRSGELTARVGGEEFVVMLPNVDAKQALDAAQRVRASLAKRELPHSGSAVSPFVTLSIGVAELDPQTMDHFDLLLQRADQALYRAKHQGRNCVAF from the coding sequence ATGGCGCGAAACTCCGAGACTCCCTCAACCGAGCCACAGGTCAAGGCGTTCAGCTCGCTAGGGCGTCGCCTGGTACTCGCGACACTGTTGTTCTGTCTGCTTTTTACCCTGGCCATGGTCACGTTGCGTACCTGGATCGCCTGGGAAAACAACCTGGCGGAAATGAATTCGGAACTGGTGCTGATCGACCAGGTGTTCCAGAACACCTTGTCCCACGCCATCTGGGAACTGGACCGTGAATCCTTGGGCAAACAACTCTCCAGCGTCGCCAAGGCCGCGCCGGTGGGCCGCGTTGTACTCAAGATCCTGCGGCCCGGTCAATCGCCCGAAATCATCGAACTCAATCGATACGCCGTCGTCATGGCCGGCCCCGCGCCCGTGCTGCAGCGTGAACTCGTCGCACAACCCTACGAAGGCGCCAATGAAAAGGTCGGTGAGCTGATCATCGAAGGCGATAACAACCTGCTGTGGGAACGACTCTGGAGCGAGGCACGCAGCATCGTCATCACCCAGGTGATCCAGTCGCTGTTGCTGGCCGGGCTGGTCATGACCGTGTTCAATCGCCTGGTGACCGTGCACGTCATCCATATTGCGCGACACCTGGGTCAACTGACGCCGCAAACCCTGCGGCAACACTTCAAGCTGCAGCGTTCGGTGCGTCGCCAGGACGAACTGAGCCTGCTCGAATCCCAGCTCAACGAACTCCAGGACAACCTCCACACTCACCTGGAACGCCAGCGCCTGGATGAACAGGCCATGGAGGCCAGCCGCGATCAATTGGCCGAGCTGGTCGAGGCGCGTACCGCGGAACTCAAGGCGGCCAACCAGGCGCTCGAAGCCCTCTCACGTCATGATCCGCTGACCGGGCTGCCCAATCGTCGTTACTTCGATGAATTGAAGGAAGTCGAATTTCGTCGTGCGCTTCGCCACAGAACCCCACTGTCGGTGCTCATGTGCGATGTCGATTTCTTCAAGCTCTACAACGACACCTACGGCCATATCCAGGGCGACCAATGCCTGCAGCAAATCGCCGAAACCCTTCGCAGCGTCTTCGGCCGCTCCGGCGAGTTGACTGCCCGGGTGGGTGGCGAGGAGTTCGTCGTGATGTTGCCCAATGTCGATGCAAAGCAGGCCCTCGACGCGGCCCAACGGGTCCGTGCCAGCCTGGCCAAGCGCGAACTGCCCCATAGCGGCTCGGCAGTCTCACCCTTTGTCACCCTGAGCATCGGTGTTGCCGAGCTGGACCCGCAAACCATGGATCACTTCGACCTGTTGCTACAACGTGCCGACCAGGCGTTGTATCGGGCCAAACATCAAGGACGTAATTGCGTTGCCTTCTAA
- a CDS encoding GyrI-like domain-containing protein — protein sequence MPAKSTNAAYIKRFNTVLAYIDANLEGELSVNTLSQVANFSAFHFHRQFTAYMGLPVARYVQLMRLRQAANRLASRADYAVLEAALDAGFESPEAFSRAFRRAFGVAPSTFRQQPSWQVWNAAFEVPHFSRSVIMQLHIVDFPEVRVAALEHRGPAQLLDESVRHFIQWRMQSGQSPVASSRTFGIPFSNPDTTPPEAFRFAICGEIHQAVTPNTFGVRETLIAGGRCAVVRHVGSTDLISESIYPIYRDWLPNSAEELRDQPLFFHYLSVYPETPKDQWETDIYVPLR from the coding sequence GTGCCCGCCAAATCGACCAATGCCGCCTACATAAAGCGATTCAACACCGTACTCGCCTACATCGACGCCAACCTCGAAGGTGAGCTGTCGGTGAATACGCTGAGCCAAGTGGCGAACTTCTCGGCGTTTCACTTCCATCGACAGTTCACTGCATACATGGGTTTGCCTGTCGCACGGTACGTGCAACTGATGCGTCTGCGGCAGGCGGCCAATCGGCTGGCATCGCGTGCGGATTATGCGGTGCTGGAGGCAGCCCTCGATGCCGGTTTCGAAAGCCCCGAGGCATTCAGCAGGGCTTTCAGGCGGGCGTTCGGCGTGGCGCCGAGTACATTCAGGCAGCAACCGAGCTGGCAGGTCTGGAATGCGGCGTTCGAAGTCCCCCACTTTTCCAGGAGCGTCATCATGCAACTACATATCGTGGACTTTCCCGAAGTCAGGGTCGCCGCGCTCGAACATCGCGGCCCGGCACAGCTTCTCGATGAAAGCGTGCGCCATTTCATCCAGTGGCGCATGCAGAGCGGACAATCGCCCGTGGCATCGAGTCGTACTTTCGGCATTCCCTTCAGCAACCCCGATACCACACCGCCGGAGGCGTTTCGCTTTGCCATTTGCGGTGAGATACACCAGGCCGTCACGCCGAATACCTTCGGCGTACGGGAAACCCTCATCGCCGGCGGCCGCTGCGCCGTGGTGCGACACGTGGGCTCGACCGACCTCATCAGCGAGAGCATCTACCCGATCTACCGCGACTGGCTTCCGAACAGCGCGGAGGAGCTTCGTGACCAGCCGCTGTTCTTTCACTACCTGAGCGTGTATCCGGAGACACCGAAGGACCAGTGGGAAACGGATATTTATGTGCCGTTGCGGTAG
- a CDS encoding molecular chaperone HscC, with protein MIVGIDLGTTHSLIAAWRDGAAQLVPNALGEWLTPSVVGLDDEGRMMVGRAALERLQTHPQVTTSLFKRYMGSARLTTLGNRQFRAEELSAMVLRSLREDAERHFGEPVEEAVISVPAYFNDAQRKATRIAGELAGFKVERLINEPTAAALAYGLHQRDNASTFLVFDLGGGTFDVSILELFEGVMEVRASAGDNYLGGEDFDTLLLQAFVATQAGSDAGPVPMDDAQLFGRLRREAERVRKALGHEPSATFSVRQGDREWRHEYTQAAMAELYAPLFARLRAPIETALRDARIRASELDEVLLVGGTTRMPLVRKLTASLFGRFPSIQLNPDEAVALGAAVQAGLKSRDAALEEVVLTDVCPYSMGIEISVEYGNKLETGHYLPIIERNCVVPVSKVKRVVTLRDQQKVVLLKVYQGESRQVSENILLGELEIPVPPMPAGEVSIDVRFTYDTNGLLEADALIVQTGERRNLVIANNAGVLDEEEIALRLKALESLKVHPRDEQPNTLLIARLERLYQESRGELRHRVDDLATRFAQMLDTQDLHDIRALRMQIAEQLEALEQDVWR; from the coding sequence ATGATTGTCGGCATTGACCTGGGCACCACCCATAGCCTGATCGCGGCATGGCGCGATGGCGCCGCACAGCTGGTACCCAATGCACTTGGCGAGTGGCTGACCCCCAGCGTGGTAGGCCTGGACGACGAAGGCCGGATGATGGTCGGCCGCGCGGCGCTGGAACGCTTGCAAACCCATCCACAGGTCACGACCTCGCTGTTCAAGCGCTACATGGGCAGCGCCCGCCTCACTACCCTCGGCAATCGCCAGTTCCGCGCCGAGGAGCTGTCGGCCATGGTCCTGCGCAGCCTGCGCGAAGATGCCGAGCGGCATTTCGGCGAGCCGGTCGAGGAAGCCGTCATCAGTGTCCCGGCCTACTTCAACGATGCCCAGCGCAAAGCCACGCGCATCGCCGGTGAGCTGGCCGGATTCAAGGTCGAACGACTCATCAACGAACCCACCGCCGCCGCCCTCGCCTATGGACTGCACCAGCGCGACAATGCCAGCACGTTCCTGGTGTTCGACCTCGGCGGCGGGACCTTCGACGTGTCCATCCTGGAGCTGTTCGAAGGTGTGATGGAGGTACGGGCCAGTGCCGGCGACAACTACCTCGGCGGGGAAGACTTCGACACGTTGCTGCTCCAGGCTTTCGTGGCCACCCAGGCTGGCTCCGACGCGGGCCCGGTGCCAATGGACGACGCGCAGCTGTTCGGCCGCCTGCGCCGTGAAGCCGAACGCGTGCGCAAAGCCCTGGGGCACGAGCCGAGCGCCACGTTCTCGGTTCGCCAGGGTGATCGCGAATGGCGCCATGAATACACCCAGGCGGCAATGGCAGAGCTTTACGCCCCGCTGTTCGCCCGACTTCGCGCCCCCATCGAAACGGCCTTGCGCGATGCACGTATCCGCGCCAGCGAACTGGACGAAGTCTTGTTGGTGGGAGGCACCACCCGCATGCCGCTGGTGCGAAAACTGACGGCCAGCCTGTTCGGACGTTTCCCGTCGATCCAGCTCAACCCCGACGAGGCCGTGGCTTTGGGCGCCGCCGTGCAGGCTGGGCTGAAAAGCCGCGATGCGGCGCTCGAAGAAGTGGTGCTCACGGATGTCTGCCCATATTCGATGGGTATCGAGATTTCGGTCGAGTACGGCAACAAACTCGAAACCGGCCACTACCTGCCAATCATCGAGCGCAACTGCGTGGTGCCGGTGAGCAAGGTCAAGCGTGTGGTGACCCTGCGTGACCAGCAGAAGGTCGTCCTGCTGAAGGTCTATCAGGGCGAAAGCCGCCAGGTCAGCGAAAACATTCTGCTCGGTGAACTGGAAATACCCGTGCCACCCATGCCGGCGGGCGAAGTGAGCATCGACGTGCGTTTCACTTATGACACCAACGGCCTGCTGGAAGCCGATGCACTGATCGTCCAGACCGGGGAACGGCGTAATCTGGTGATCGCCAACAACGCCGGGGTGCTCGACGAGGAAGAGATCGCCCTGCGTCTCAAGGCCCTGGAGTCGTTGAAGGTCCATCCCCGTGACGAACAGCCGAACACCTTGTTGATCGCCCGGCTTGAACGCCTTTACCAGGAAAGCCGCGGCGAGTTGCGCCATCGGGTCGACGACCTGGCCACGCGTTTCGCGCAGATGCTCGACACCCAGGACCTGCACGATATCCGCGCCCTGCGGATGCAGATCGCCGAGCAGCTCGAAGCATTGGAGCAGGATGTCTGGCGATGA
- a CDS encoding ABC transporter substrate-binding protein has protein sequence MVLSLDRLLVLGVLMLMAASGFSPNAAAEPALRIVTEELPPYNMTQGGRMTGMSTEVVQAVLKEVGMQTPIQSMPWARAYQLALNDSNVLIYSIARTPEREALFQWVGAIAPTRWYLYSLADRPVKLDSLEDARGHQIATVNQDVGEQYLVSKGFRIGEELQSSTKYEHNYRKLKVDHVEMWISNELNAQYLVRQNGENPAKVLVRSLPIPDLSSDEGLSMAFSRQTPIETVEKFRAGLEAIRRNGVYDAILHKWL, from the coding sequence ATGGTCCTGTCGCTTGACCGTTTGCTGGTGCTTGGCGTTCTGATGCTCATGGCTGCAAGCGGATTCTCGCCGAATGCCGCGGCAGAGCCTGCGCTGCGCATCGTTACGGAGGAACTGCCGCCCTATAACATGACGCAGGGCGGGCGGATGACCGGCATGAGCACCGAGGTGGTCCAGGCTGTGCTCAAGGAAGTCGGCATGCAAACCCCGATCCAGTCCATGCCTTGGGCGCGTGCCTATCAGTTGGCGCTCAACGACAGCAATGTGCTGATCTATTCCATCGCCCGCACCCCTGAACGCGAGGCGCTTTTCCAATGGGTCGGCGCCATCGCTCCGACCCGCTGGTACCTGTATTCGCTGGCCGACCGGCCAGTGAAACTCGATTCGCTGGAGGATGCCCGCGGTCACCAGATCGCCACCGTCAACCAGGACGTGGGCGAGCAGTACCTGGTCTCGAAAGGTTTTCGTATCGGCGAGGAATTGCAGTCGAGCACCAAGTACGAACACAACTACCGCAAACTCAAGGTCGACCATGTGGAGATGTGGATCTCCAACGAACTCAATGCGCAGTACCTGGTTCGCCAGAACGGCGAAAACCCGGCCAAGGTGCTGGTACGTTCTCTGCCGATTCCCGACTTGAGCAGCGACGAAGGCCTGAGCATGGCATTCAGTCGCCAGACGCCGATCGAGACCGTGGAGAAGTTCCGTGCCGGCCTGGAAGCCATCCGCCGCAATGGCGTCTACGACGCTATCCTGCATAAATGGCTGTGA
- a CDS encoding J domain-containing protein: MSCWEILGLPEDADKRSVKRQYASLLKRHRPDEDPEGFQRLREAYEQALEWSEWRQQEEVLVEPPSAPIDLPLAQLLSQPQESQGPSPAQRLAEQCLEAITATNLADRLAQARLYGCAREFEHGLLQHCLIDEDNYALAEAAIGHLHWLTPWQHEGLSRAALEQLRGKLMEWAETRLNAACADTGRFIELARELAASPWLQGLDARQWLNQSLAIALLQAPGWSEPLFDAICAQQGWKQYGHHSPCPEPWWSQLLARSHCHTFLQQQGRLTQLFDSSESQAARMLFGVADEDARIRLSLTFSDADWQACEALYRTVELRYSQLLYQMPQLAPDNWRPLRRRPPVLAVPLAILSTSACMSWFLEYRLGGSFYASVVDMLLRTLSLGIIAWGLHTVCKPLSRIAWRLDRKLHAHFGRWLSLRRPTPLPIRESLWVGLLGGVIYLAGGILGAAAYFSSLTVLAALSGKAFSECCASFLSRVYERVPAGILIGFLLGVLVPLLLLGNVLAGNAPLAANEGLQAWPQRTCAARQHTASPCPSQLSADQWHAPNAAKAGQP; encoded by the coding sequence ATGAGCTGTTGGGAAATATTGGGTCTGCCGGAGGATGCCGACAAGCGTAGCGTCAAGCGTCAGTATGCAAGCCTGCTCAAACGCCATCGGCCTGACGAAGACCCCGAGGGCTTCCAGCGGCTGCGTGAGGCTTATGAACAGGCGTTGGAGTGGAGTGAATGGCGACAGCAGGAGGAAGTGCTCGTCGAGCCACCGTCTGCGCCCATTGACTTACCGCTTGCGCAGTTGCTGTCTCAGCCGCAGGAATCACAAGGCCCCTCCCCAGCCCAGCGCCTGGCTGAGCAATGCCTGGAAGCGATCACGGCGACCAACCTCGCGGACCGCCTGGCCCAGGCACGCCTTTACGGATGTGCGCGGGAATTCGAACACGGCCTGCTGCAGCATTGCCTGATCGACGAAGACAACTACGCTCTCGCCGAGGCCGCCATCGGGCACTTGCACTGGCTGACGCCTTGGCAACACGAGGGCCTGTCCCGTGCCGCCCTGGAACAGCTGCGCGGCAAGCTCATGGAATGGGCCGAGACCCGCCTGAATGCAGCTTGCGCCGACACCGGACGCTTCATTGAATTGGCCCGGGAACTGGCTGCCAGCCCATGGCTACAAGGGCTGGATGCGCGCCAATGGTTGAACCAGAGCCTGGCCATCGCACTCCTGCAAGCACCGGGCTGGTCGGAACCGCTGTTCGACGCCATTTGTGCGCAGCAGGGCTGGAAGCAGTACGGGCACCATAGCCCCTGCCCCGAGCCGTGGTGGAGTCAACTCCTGGCTCGCAGCCACTGCCACACGTTTCTCCAACAACAGGGTCGGCTCACTCAGCTCTTCGACAGCAGCGAGTCTCAAGCGGCGCGCATGCTGTTTGGAGTCGCCGACGAAGACGCCCGGATACGCTTGAGCCTGACCTTCAGCGATGCCGATTGGCAGGCTTGCGAAGCGTTATATCGCACCGTTGAGCTTCGCTACTCACAATTGCTGTACCAGATGCCGCAACTGGCACCGGACAACTGGCGACCGCTGCGTCGGCGACCACCGGTCCTGGCCGTGCCGCTGGCGATTCTCAGCACGTCCGCCTGTATGAGTTGGTTCCTGGAATATCGCCTGGGTGGCTCGTTCTATGCCAGTGTGGTCGACATGCTCCTTCGCACGCTGTCGCTCGGCATCATCGCCTGGGGACTCCACACAGTCTGCAAACCGCTGAGCCGTATCGCCTGGCGCCTGGACCGAAAGCTTCATGCACACTTCGGCCGCTGGCTGAGCTTGCGACGTCCCACCCCGCTGCCGATCCGCGAGAGCCTCTGGGTCGGGTTGCTGGGCGGCGTCATCTACCTGGCCGGCGGGATTCTCGGGGCAGCCGCGTACTTCAGCAGTCTCACGGTATTGGCGGCCCTGAGCGGAAAAGCGTTCTCCGAATGTTGCGCGTCCTTTCTTTCCCGAGTCTATGAGCGGGTGCCTGCAGGCATCCTGATCGGGTTCCTTCTCGGCGTCCTTGTCCCCCTGCTTCTGCTGGGCAATGTTCTGGCCGGCAACGCCCCCCTCGCCGCGAATGAAGGCCTGCAGGCCTGGCCGCAGCGAACCTGCGCCGCCCGCCAGCACACGGCCTCCCCCTGCCCGTCCCAGTTGTCCGCCGACCAGTGGCACGCGCCCAACGCGGCCAAGGCGGGCCAGCCATGA
- a CDS encoding ABC transporter substrate-binding protein, whose translation MHYRLTLCLCLFVALTSLHGHAEGIEVVTEDSLYAYLRDGELVGPGTHVVEQTLNNAGLTDHHILLYPWARAYDKALHEPNVLIYPMDRTALREPLFKWVGELERVTIKLYKLRERDEITLGNLEDAKLYTVGVVRNDSKQLLMQQQGFTRLVVSADRRDNFQKLLNRQVQLLPMPENAARIVCDEAHVAFTDLEEVYSFDERPARVYMAFSLSTPDEIVARAQHAFSQLEASGEVARIMREER comes from the coding sequence ATGCACTATCGCCTGACGCTCTGCTTATGTTTGTTCGTGGCCTTGACCAGCCTGCACGGTCATGCCGAAGGGATCGAAGTGGTCACCGAAGATTCGCTGTACGCGTACCTGCGCGACGGCGAACTCGTCGGGCCGGGCACCCACGTCGTCGAGCAAACCCTGAATAATGCCGGGCTGACCGACCACCATATCCTGCTATACCCCTGGGCCCGGGCTTACGATAAGGCCTTGCATGAGCCCAATGTGCTGATCTACCCCATGGACCGCACGGCGCTGCGCGAGCCTTTGTTCAAGTGGGTGGGCGAACTGGAGCGGGTGACCATCAAACTCTACAAGCTGCGCGAGCGCGACGAGATCACCCTGGGCAATCTCGAAGATGCCAAGCTCTACACCGTGGGCGTGGTGCGCAACGACTCCAAGCAGTTGCTCATGCAGCAGCAAGGGTTTACCCGGTTGGTGGTGTCGGCGGACCGTCGCGATAACTTCCAGAAACTGCTCAACCGCCAGGTCCAGCTCTTGCCAATGCCGGAGAACGCCGCACGGATCGTCTGCGACGAAGCGCATGTGGCGTTCACCGACCTGGAGGAGGTCTACTCCTTCGATGAGCGGCCCGCCAGGGTCTACATGGCTTTCAGCCTGAGCACGCCGGATGAGATCGTCGCCCGGGCGCAGCACGCTTTCAGTCAGTTGGAAGCGTCAGGGGAAGTGGCGCGGATCATGCGGGAAGAGCGTTAA